Proteins from a single region of Fundulus heteroclitus isolate FHET01 chromosome 12, MU-UCD_Fhet_4.1, whole genome shotgun sequence:
- the LOC105923784 gene encoding nuclear factor 7, brain has protein sequence MAEKVALVESFLSCHVCSETFRDPVSLSCNHSFCSSCLQKFWEQAGNKNCPICKRRSSKDNPAVNFTLKDLADSFTGRQKSGSSEAEKGAKQLMVVCSKHQEDPKLFCEDEQRAVCPGCEFSLHQSHKVVPVEQAVSEMKKQLRSDLKSLQDKRNKHKHVEETYEDVIQHSKKQLLSTERQIRAEFNKLHQFLKEEEESRLAALREEEEQKGKTISREIKRIQEQISSLSDSISAVEEDLQKDNMSFLSSYKATQSRARGQKSLSDPQLVSGALIDVAKHLGNLSFRVWEKMKEKVHFSPVILDPNTAGRWLYLSDDLTSVRHGDTKQQLPDNPERNTNSPNVFGSEGFSSGKHSWEVEVGDHPGWTIGCVKESVERKGETYASPKYGIWCLWYEDGKYTNGVGKTLTVKKNLQKIRVQLDYDRGELSFYDPEDMSHIYTHRDTFTEKLFPYLEVGEAADAKTSDLKICQTEISV, from the coding sequence ATGGCTGAGAAAGTCGCTCTTGTTGAAAGTTTCCTGAGCTGCCATGTGTGTTCAGAGACTTTCAGAGAtcctgtgtctctgagctgcaacCACAGCTTCTGTTCAAGCTGCCTGCAGAAATTCTGGGAACAAGCTGGAAACAAGAACTGTCCCATCTGTAAAAGGAGATCTTCCAAGGATAATCCAGCAGTAAACTTCACTCTGAAGGATCTGGCTGACTCTTTTACAGGAAGACAGAAATCTGGATCATCTGAGGCAGAAAAAGGAGCAAAGCAGCTGATGGTGGTCTGCAGCAAACACCAAGAAGACCCtaaactgttctgtgaagacgaGCAGAGAGCTGTGTGTCCTGGCTGTGAGTTTTCTCTCCACCAGAGTCACAAAGTGGTTCCTGTAGAACAAGCAGTCAGTGAGATGAAGAAGCAGCTGAGATCTGACTTAAAGTCTCTGCAGGACAAGaggaacaaacacaaacatgtggAGGAAACATATGAGGATGTGATTCAACACTCCAAGAAGCAGCTGTTgtccacagagagacagatcaGAGCAGAGTTCAACAAGCTCCACCAGTTcctgaaagaggaagaggagtccaGACTGGCAGctctgagggaggaagaggagcagaaggggAAGACTATCAGCAGAGAGATAAAGAGGATCCAGGAGCAGATCTCCTCTCTGTCAGACAGCATCTCTGCTGTTGAAGAAGACCTGCAGAAAGACAACATGTCGTTCCTCAGCAGTTATAAAGCCACTCAGAGCAGAGCCAGAGGTCAGAAGTCACTGTCAGATCCACAGCTGGtctcaggagctctgatagaTGTGGCCAAACACCTGGGCAACCTGTCCTTCAGAGTCtgggagaagatgaaggagaagGTCCACTTCAGTCCTGTCATTCTGGACCCAAACACTGCAGGTAGATGGCTCTACCTGTCTGATGATCTGACCAGTGTGAGACACGGAGACAcaaagcagcagcttcctgataatCCAGAGAGGAACACTAACTCTCCAAATGTTTTTGGTTCTGAGGGCTTCAGCTCAGGGAAACACAGctgggaggtggaggtgggagACCATCCTGGCTGGACTATTGGTTGTGTTAAAGAGTCAGTTGAGAGGAAGGGAGAGACATATGCTTCACCAAAATATGGAATCTGGTGTTTATGGTATGAAGATGGAAAATACACTAATGGTGTTGGTAAGACTCTTACAGTGAAGAAGAATCTCCAGAAGATCAGAGTTCAGCTGGACTATGACAGGGGGGAGTTGTCCTTCTACGACCCTGAAGACATGTCTCACATCTACACTCACAGAGACACTTTCACTGAGAAACTCTTCCCTTATTTAGAAGTTGGAGAAGCTGCTGATGCCAAAACTTCTGATCTCAAAATCTGTCAAACTGAGATTTCTGTTTAA